The Humulus lupulus chromosome 4, drHumLupu1.1, whole genome shotgun sequence genome has a window encoding:
- the LOC133830220 gene encoding uncharacterized protein LOC133830220: MEIMSRFSTSSQSSRQHDNKKKLVMAGPDQSRRKAHIAEPAPDLTDFMNDMFFGSIKTIDHNKIVYNLTGTSDDTDTSASVKEEKNKGCKDENKLVREEFSPGRRSTSSSKLSQDWLEEARRLVASSPSRSSSPSRLVGSPRFATAAAHGSPASASASASSVDRRDPLSRSARRYRAVESFSGEILSKSATHSRNKSETFATGVSPAPESPTEGSRASYSSNSWFSDILNPPNPTPTPQQSFEPQPRVPILISRPSLPRKSRFQTDPSSPRPHGIPIPPGRSFQSGPTLLTDTHLLSPPKNLIESAQRRSVSSSTCSVEKISLKRSSNGLPSESGETRDFGLNGFLKEQRIRLGKVLEGDDNAKAKIILSGSSNSTSSMVAAICYAWLLENKVRKESKTKGADEDEYVMVPVMNVKRETMWKLRQAAWLFYHVGLDVNSLFFANEVDLEGLIMTGKLNMLVVGQDVLKINGEVGSQCTILTDNYCEDAYDLLQTPVLKKLLLAAILLDTQNLNSSSQHSMARDAEAVQLLLVGSTPNYRNALFDQLIQDQRDNSFLEALRQNYGKPSEESGHESEEHVGLKTVDRKSLSNHRPEAMVQHSEQKNNAKPNKVSQKSEKPSSSLPKGSPTPPTKANPDASRGKNKFFLAKWFGFGSK; encoded by the exons ATGGAAATCATGAGCAGATTCAGCACTAGTAGTCAATCTTCAAGGCAACATGATAATAAGAAGAAGCTGGTTATGGCTGGTCCAGATCAATCTCGACGTAAAGCCCACATAGCAGAGCCTGCACCAGACCTCACTGACTTCATGAACGACATGTTTTTTGGTTCCATCAAAACTATTGATCATAATAAAATTGTTTATAACTTGACGGGTACTAGTGATGATACTGATACTAGTGCTAGTGTAAAGGAGGAAAAGAACAAAGGATGCAAAGACGAAAACAAGTTGGTAAGGGAGGAGTTTAGCCCTGGTAGGAGGAGTACCAGCAGTAGTAAGCTGAGTCAGGATTGGCTTGAGGAGGCTAGGCGCTTGGTCGCTTCTTCTCCTTCCCGCAGTAGCTCTCCTTCTCGCCTTGTTGGCTCGCCAAGGTTCGCAACAGCTGCGGCACATGGATCTCCGGCCTCGGCCTCGGCCTCGGCCTCGTCTGTTGATAGAAGAGACCCACTATCTAGGTCTGCTAGAAG ATATAGAGCAGTGGAGAGTTTCAGCGGAGAAATCCTGTCGAAGTCAGCCACACACAGTCGCAACAAATCAGAAACCTTCGCAACCGGCGTCTCGCCGGCACCGGAATCCCCTACTGAAGGATCCCGTGCTTCTTATTCTTCCAATAGCTGGTTCTCCGACATCCTCAATCCCCCCAATCCAACACCCACTCCGCAACAAAGCTTCGAACCTCAACCTCGAGTCCCCATTCTCATTTCTCGCCCATCTCTGCCTCGTAAGTCCAGATTCCAGACAGACCCCTCCTCGCCACGACCACATGGGATCCCAATTCCTCCGGGTCGGAGCTTTCAGAGTGGTCCAACACTTTTGACCGACACCCATTTGCTCTCTCCGCCCAAAAACCTTATTGAGTCGGCTCAGAGGAGGTCCGTCTCTTCGTCCACGTGCTCCGTGGAGAAGATTTCTCTTAAGCGCAGCTCAAATGGGTTGCCATCTGAATCCGGTGAAACTCGGGACTTTGGCCTCAATGGGTTCCTCAAGGAGCAGAGGATTAGGCTTGGAAAAGTCTTGGAAGGTGATGATAATGCCAAAGCCAAAATCATACTTTCTGGGTCTTCGAACA GTACGAGTTCCATGGTAGCGGCCATATGCTATGCATGGTTATTAGAGAACAAAGTGAGAAAGGAAAGTAAGACCAAAGGTGCTGATGAAGATGAATATGTTATGGTTCCGGTTATGAATGTTAAGAGGGAGACAATGTGGAAGCTACGACAGGCTGCTTGGCTTTTCTACCACGTTGGTCTTGATGTTAACTCGTTGTTCTTTGCCAATGAG GTGGATTTGGAAGGACTAATAATGACTGGGAAATTAAACATGCTCGTGGTTGGACAAGATGTCCTTAAAATCAATGGCGAG GTAGGGTCTCAGTGCACTATTCTTACTGATAATTACTGTGAAGATGCCTACGATCTACTTCAGACCCCCGTACTGAAGAAACTTCTg CTTGCAGCTATCCTGTTAGACACTCAGAACCTAAACTCATCTAGTCAACATTCAATGGCAAGAGATGCAGAGGCAGTTCAGTTGTTGCTAGTTGGCTCAACCCCAAATTACAGAAATGCTCTTTTTGATCAAT TGATCCAGGATCAAAGAGACAATTCCTTTTTAGAAGCTTTGCGGCAGAATTATGGGAAACCATCTGAAGAGA GTGGTCATGAGAGTGAGGAGCATGTGGGGCTTAAGACTGTGGATAGAAAATCACTATCTAATCATCGCCCTGAAGCAATGGTACAACATTCAGAACAGAAAAATAATGCAAAACCTAACAAGGTTTCTCAAAAATCAG AAAAACCAAGTTCATCACTTCCCAAAGGTTCTCCAACACCACCAACTAAAGCAAATCCCGATGCATCTCGTGGAAAGAACAAGTTCTTCCTTGCAAAGTGGTTTggttttggatcaaaataa